ttgtgatttttcTGTTTCATTCGTGCTTTTTTAACTTTTGCATTTGCTTCCGTTTTATTTCGATACCCTAAAAGATTTCCTTTGTTTGAGAGTTAAACTGCCGCCTAACTCCGTCACAGTGTGATACCAAAAGTGacctatttatttaaataaatttcgcAAACTCACATCCATTAACACACGCAACATTATAtcataaatgaattattttagtgttttaattttggttggcTGGACCGACCCTGTGGAAAAATGCCGAAACATGCAAAACAAAAACTATGTGGAACCATTTTAAGGCATTAGCACGCATAATGGATTTTGGTGATAACACAGTCCTTAGTTAAAACCTTAATTACAGAACAAAAAAAAGATATCGTACTCAACTCCTTCAAAGTTTCTCAAACATATGCACAAAATTCTGAACCCTTTTGGAAACTCTTTGAATTTCGGGGTTGTAGACATCAACCACTCCGATATCACATTTTGAATCCATAGCATGTTCATATCAAACAAATAACAACCATAAACAGTCTCAAATGTTTTGGTTGCAAGATAGTGCAAAAAAGAACATTTCCAACACATTCATAATTGCATATCCTAGATTACACTTGCGGTAAGTAATTGAATAACCTAGAGTCCGTTCAAAAATAgggggaaaaagaaagaagataaaGGAAACCTCTTTAAGAAGACAGGAACTTATTCCTCCTCATGCTTATGGCTTAGGGCACTGGATCGGCATCGTGCCATCCCTTCTTGCATGGTGGAATGGTCATGAACTCATCAAATTCCTTCACATAAATGTCACAGCACTTCCACTGCAAACAGATTTAAGTGAATGATGGATGGTAATTTAAGAAAAGGATATGctaacaactttttttttttagaattttgtaataaatagCAACATTTCATTGTAATGGAGGATTATATAGCATACCCCTCTCACTCGATCGTGGAAAACAGCAGGTCCGGGATGGTAACTACATGCAGACTCATGGTTCTCTATTTCTTTGAAAACTTTACCACATCCTTTATTTTTGCAAGTCTGAGGCTGGTTTATGTCAACTATCTTCTTTGGTGGAGGAGAAGACTCCTTAACATCCGCACTGCTCTTAGCCAGTACAGCTGGGGTAGGGTTCGGTACTTTGGGCTGTGAACCTACAAAGTATATAACTTTCAGCTCTACATGCGATACTATAACAGCATACTTTAAACAAAATCACCAGTTTTCTCTAATGTAAGGAATAACTAATGATTTCAGGTTCTAAGACCCAGAATATTCAGACAATATCACTTGCCGCTTGCaaaaaataaaccttaaaactgAGGTTTAAGCTCCTAAGCAATCAGagaaatagtaaaagtacaatgTAAACTATATGATATAAAACTAAGTTTAATCCTTATATGTTAGGTATTGGTGcaaacaagtaaaattaaaaaacaatgtTAATGGAAAAACAATCTAAATGCTGAGGTTGTCTCTATTGTCAGATTTTAGAAATCCACGTCATCagattatttacaaaataaagagaaaacaaTGTCATCATGTAGATAGTTTTTCCATAAACACTGTATCAATCGTACTTTTTTGCACCAATAACAAACCTACAAGGATTACATTACTCAGTTCCAAAGTACCGGGACTAAATTGCAGTTTGACTTACAGGGACTGCCTAAATGCTTTAACCCAAGGCTGAACAACATGACCTAGTGAAAGTTTTGCTCCTTGGAAGTCAAACCATTAGTCATATCCAGGTTTCTGAAGACTTCAACTTgtaagatacataaaataatcgGGTATTATTGCTTGCAAACTGTAAACCTCAAAACTGATCAACATGGCCCTGTAAAAGTTCCACTTTACTTGGAAACCAACCATCAATCATAATCAGGTTCTGAAAGAAACAATGGTCCAAACCAATGACTCCAACAGATTCTTTTCTGGCAAGTATTACATAGTTACTACCCCAAAGATGTTCCAATCTCTCAAGACAAAATAGACATGCCACAGATAAGGGAACAATGcactatgttttttttttcttttttgctttggGGGGAGGGATAATTGATGCACTGGAAATTTCACTTAACCCACTTGACGCATCAGGGAAAGGAATACCTACACAACAGTATGTGAAGCGTTTCCCTGCTAAGATTATAATGTGCCATTGTACCCTATTTATATCATATTCATGACAGTAAGAGAcctaaataacattttatttttatttttttgatatggCAAATAACAAGAATTTTTTATGGTCTAGCAAAGCATGAAGAGGAAAAGCTATTGATAATACCATGATCAGAGCAAAAGAAACCCTGAGAGCACCTAGGGCAGGATTCTTTTGATGTTGCACTGGTGGAAAGAGTAACAGCAGGACTAGAAGTTGGAATCGTCTTAGTAGCTACTGGCTTATTCAACACTGGCTTCTCGGTTGTGTGCTTACCTGTCTTACACCTgcattgaaaaaaaatagaaagaaaacttaaagaaaatGATATTGGCTAGATGcaaatcaattattaaatttatcgaGCAGTGAACTTCCTTTTCCATAGAGGACCACAAACATTCAATCCTTTTCCATATTACTTGCTCAAAAAAGCACAAATTATAGTTCAAGACCTAAAGGAATTATGAGAGGTACTTACCCAGGAATTTCTAGGAATAAAGAGAAGTCGTGGCTTCTTTTTTTGCAACAACTCCACTCTTTCATTCCATCATGAAAAATAGGCTGGAAAAGGAATTTAAGTTTGCATTATCAGCTAAAACTGAAGGTGCAAAATAagttttgaaaagaataaaattatttaattttaataatttctactTACACCCTGTTTGCATAAATCCGCCCATGCACAGGAACCAAGCCAACATGCaagacaacaacaacaacaagaaaaatCAGAACGATTCACAAGATttaataacatgccaaaatcCATACTTAACCATGACGGGCACCGCAAAGTAATTATTGTCTATGATTAACACCCTGATTCCAGAAggggaaaaaattataaatagcaGCTGAAAATTATCACACTATCGAGAACATGTCAAAATTTCCCACGATATATTTCTTAAACCGCAAGGAAGGGAGGTATAATACAAATTTGTTTATAACTGGAAACAGAAAACCTCATGATTTTAACCATAAGAGGGGAAATGGGGGGAAAAAGGAGACATTAATTTAACCAAATCTAGGGGTAACTATAGTGTATTTATGAATACATTAAATTCAAAAACGTGAAGGTGACCATCATAATGCAAGAGTAAACTATGCaagagaaataaaacaaaggttGAAAGTAATAAAAGGACTAAGAACTTTACCACTTTATCTCGATAAGTCACCCTATTCATTACACCCAAATGATCACTTTTCATTTACACCAAATAAGcttaacatttaatatatacCTAAATAAACCATCAATCTAAATCAACATTTCATTTGAATAGAAGCTAATTTGCGTACAAATCAAAGCATAATAAGGGCCTATCTAAGAAAAGTGAAGCAGCTTAGGGTTTCTTTagtattttaaccaaattaaatctAATCTTAAAATATAACCCAAGGGAGGGGGAATAATCAAATTGTTGCATTCCAAAACGAAATATTTAGTTAACAATAGGTTGAATAGATACCTAATTTTGATTTGGGCTTGTTAATTAATTGGTCAATACATGTAATTTGATTAATACGATGTAAcccactaaaattaaaaactcaatcACAGACTATgggtaaaaaaagaagaagataaatacGGAAGCGTGGAAAGTGCAGGAACCCTCGGGATTATCGTCTTCGGTGAAGGTAGCATTGCAGCCGATTCGTTGGCACCGAAGCTTAACAGCTTGCTCCGCCATTTTTAACGCTTTAGGaaatggtggtggtggtggtggtggcggCTGGTTTCTTTCCTTTTACAACTCGGTTGACTAAGACGACGGCGAGGAATTGGAAAGTCAAGCGAGGGCGAATCACGATTTCTTCAGGTTATGGATTGATTACTACGTCCTTTTACTCTCTACGATGAGAGCACTCTGCCTCCTTTTTCTTCGTTTTTTCTAGATTGCCACGTGGGAACATCCTGACGGTTTATCATCGaatatctttttcatttttctttttcaatttgaaggagaaaatcttttctttttctcgaattatctttttaatttcttcttcctACCGACTGGACAAATTAGGTGAATGTATCTAAATGGTCCTTCTAATATAGATAACTAATCAGATTAgtctttctattattaaattaattaatttaacctcttaattattaaaaatttaaataaggcttaattgaaatattgttaacatttactgtttaaaaatatcattttctatttaacaaagttaatatttttaaagtttttgtggttcgtaaataaaatattttgtttgaaattgaactacaattgacaaaaataatttcaagacATTTTTTATACACTAaatgttaactttgttacaatttggacatatttaatttttttataagatagagactaaattaatccatttaGTTATAGACGGACTAATTTGATCCGGTCCTTATAATACAGGGACCTCTTACGTGCTTTAATTGGACAAATTACCAACCGCTTGCCTTTAAATAGTTTGTTCTACCTGGATTACAATCTAGGCCAAAGATTTGTCTGAACTTTGAGTTTACGTAAAAATATTAAGCTTTAGGGATgattttggacaaaaaaaaattaaattcatttaaaatatgaaatgagCTCCAgctcaaattataaaaataaataaaaatactatcaaatttttttaaaaaaataaaataaaaatgaatgaagcCAATTAGcctaaatttatatgaatttatgattctttatatatgtttgttacttatctaagaattatttgtaaaattgtccAAGATGTCCAGTAttgcctcgtaaccctattccggcgacggtttagggttagggggtgttacacaaacACTCAAAGCTAAGTCCAACTCAACCTATTTACTAAGtttgtaataatatatattatatcatgttaagttatatttatatatataatgtaatttaccatatataaaaattaaatctatggTAATATATAATATCGTAACAtaaacattagaaaatacattacctatataataaatttttaataaataaaaatgtaatatatttttcaagataaatttaaaaaataatatagacatgtctaaaatgaattGGGGTTAACCATCTACAGATATAGGTGGCATTGAGCAAAATTTTGGATTCATATTTCAGCTCGGGTCAAATTTGAGTAAGTATAAACATgttaatattatgcttaaacCGAACTCATATCAAATTTGACCTGGCTCAACTCATGTACACTTTTAcctccaaattataaaatgaaaaagacttATATTGAAAGTCCGTCAAATACAGTGAGTCTCTTTTATCTTCTCAAAAgtatatgattatttaaaacagaaataaatctccaaaatcacataatatacaattttatatatataattttgatttgatcacTTTCTCATAATTTATTGACATAACTAgtaatataacatttatttatgtttatatattacatatacaaattataatatttatctaatataaaaataaattaatgcatttatttctttaaatatgtataattaaatatatatttaaatttaatttgaaatttctcCTTTAAAATACTAACATTTCAGATTTCTGGTATGATATTAACCAAAAAGTCTGTCATCCAATGCAATGCTACCATTAAAACTGGTATATATGTTAAGACTTGCTTCAGTCAAATATATtcagtttatatatatatatatattgatggtTATAGTTACATTAAATAGacacttatattt
The window above is part of the Gossypium raimondii isolate GPD5lz chromosome 9, ASM2569854v1, whole genome shotgun sequence genome. Proteins encoded here:
- the LOC105800102 gene encoding cysteine and histidine-rich domain-containing protein RAR1, with amino-acid sequence MDFGMLLNLVNRSDFSCCCCCLACWLGSCAWADLCKQGPIFHDGMKEWSCCKKRSHDFSLFLEIPGCKTGKHTTEKPVLNKPVATKTIPTSSPAVTLSTSATSKESCPRCSQGFFCSDHGSQPKVPNPTPAVLAKSSADVKESSPPPKKIVDINQPQTCKNKGCGKVFKEIENHESACSYHPGPAVFHDRVRGWKCCDIYVKEFDEFMTIPPCKKGWHDADPVP